One window from the genome of Diabrotica virgifera virgifera chromosome 6, PGI_DIABVI_V3a encodes:
- the LOC114331352 gene encoding phosphatidylinositol glycan anchor biosynthesis class U protein → MSLKNFTTTPNDPVSTVRIISTCVSAIILRYYLMLSKYQSVIANHVEVSTPLNSWKRVSEGLYLLSLNINPYNGDVLHETPLSLYWYKTSLQLFQGKVHLIFITLEIATSIVLYYTIKRFAAVIYEEEERDRKTFSKDAEDSLLKPEKIFRTPYYVLLAYLFNPYTLLNSVGFSTTVFYNFYLSVVLFSMVYGLPLLCGVFLAMSASVSFYPVVLLLPASFYYQQIFKSSLKTVTCVVSFIVTSLLIVSVCSDSFNNFSYIRNVYGCILNVPDLQPNIGLFWYFFTEMFEHFRELFIYAFQINTTILYLVPVSLKFRKQPFLLAIAINFIITIFKSYPSVGDVGFVLSIMPAFPHLFQFSQQGFLVGTMLIISSCLGPIVYYLWIYCNSANANFYFGVTLAFAVAQIFLLTDILFAQVQRQYMLKFGKERKVDGEEGTLCLE, encoded by the coding sequence ATGTCTCTAAAAAATTTTACAACTACACCTAACGATCCAGTTTCTACAGTCAGAATAATATCAACATGTGTATCAGCTATAATTCTGAGATACTATTTGATGCTTTCCAAGTATCAGTCAGTAATTGCAAACCATGTAGAGGTATCAACGCCCTTAAATTCATGGAAGAGGGTATCAGAAGGATTGTACTTATTATCCCTTAATATTAACCCATATAATGGAGATGTTTTGCATGAGACACCATTGTCATTGTATTGGTACAAGACTAGTTTACAACTGTTCCAAGGAAAAGTACACCTAATTTTCATAACTTTGGAGATAGCAACATCTATTGTTCTGTATTACACCATAAAAAGATTTGCTGCAGTAATATACGAAGAAGAAGAAAGGGACAGAAAGACTTTCTCCAAAGATGCCGAAGATAGCTTATTAAAAcccgaaaaaatatttcgaaccCCTTACTACGTTCTTTTGGCCTACTTGTTTAATCCGTATACTTTATTGAACTCTGTTGGTTTCTCAACCACAGTTTTTTATAACTTCTACCTCTCAGTTGTACTATTTTCGATGGTTTATGGATTACCATTACTATGTGGAGTATTTCTGGCTATGTCAGCATCAGTATCATTCTATCCGGTAGTTTTATTGTTACCAGCTAGTTTTTACTACCAACAGATCTTTAAAAGTAGTCTGAAAACTGTAACGTGTGTTGTTAGTTTTATTGTAACCTCGTTATTGATTGTGTCAGTGTGTAGTGACAGTTTTAACAACTTTAGTTATATACGAAATGTTTATGGTTGTATATTGAACGTTCCAGATTTACAACCGAATATTGGACTGTTTTGGTACTTTTTTACTGAGATGTTTGAACACTTTAGAGAACTATTTATATATGCATTCCAGATCAACACAACTATTTTATATTTGGTACCAGTTTCGCTTAAATTTAGAAAACAACCATTCCTACTAGCAATTGCGATCAATTTTATAATAACGATATTTAAATCGTATCCGAGTGTTGGGGATGTAGGATTTGTGTTAAGCATAATGCCAGCGTTTCCACATCTATTTCAGTTTAGCCAGCAAGGATTTTTGGTTGGAACAATGTTGATCATTTCTTCGTGTTTAGGACCTATAGTGTACTATTTGTGGATTTACTGTAATTCAGCAAATGCCAATTTCTATTTTGGAGTCACGTTAGCTTTCGCAGTAGCTCAGATATTTTTGTTAACGGACATCTTGTTTGCCCAAGTGCAAAGACAATACATGTTAAAATTTGGAAAGGAAAGAAAAGTTGATGGGGAAGAAGGGACTCTTTGTTTAGAATAG
- the LOC114331359 gene encoding uncharacterized protein LOC114331359 codes for MVKQKSESISQSKTLKVVLEDCKSPSEGQLPKKAQLIDATSKKRKRKNSTNSMKTEQPPENICQNMTTRSNSKRIKTLQKVIYKNKYFPEEYLPKKTKLVESILEQKKKSLNLSTVLHTDDEEEIADNVRRDLLEEERKRIFSSVPSRRRKRKTLIKSESESEVPLDVLQASRLKEVLSKLSSKEKPVKLNFKVKSCITSKDSTSRGSWRSPGYLLSTIVECLLKRKWNILPYLILELININKEHYKPIIRLLYEVCDQHHPVIREHGLKGKHKDIKRRQKIGSDTTIV; via the exons ATGGTTAAGCAAAAAAGTGAATCTATCAGCCAGTCAAAAACTTTAAAGGTGGTTCTTGAGGATTGTAAATCTCCTTCTGAAGGGCAGTTACCAAAGAAGGCACAACTAATAGATGCAACGTCcaagaaaagaaaaagaaaaaattcaacaaattCTATGAAAACTGAACAACCACCAGAAAATATTTGTCAAAATATGACGACTCGGTCTAATtctaaaagaataaaaacattACAAAAGGTTATTTACAAAAATAAGTATTTCCCAGAAGAATATTTACCAAAGAAAACGAAATTAGTCGAATCAATTTTGGAACAAAAGAAGAAAAGCTTAAATTTATCCACTGTTTTGCACACTGACGATGAAGAGGAAATAGCAGATAATGTTCGTCGAGATTTACTTGAGGAAGAGAGAAAAAGAATATTTAGTAGTGTTCCTTCGAGAAGAAGGAAACGAAAGACACTAATAAAGTCAGAAAGTGAGTCCGAGGTGCCACTCGATGTTTTACAAGCATCTAGATTGAAAGAGGTGCTTTCCAAACTTAGCAGCAAAGAGAAGCCCGTTAAACTAAATTTCAAAGTTAAAAGCTGCATTACAAGTAAGGATTCAACATCAAGAGGTTCGTGGCGCTCACCTGGTTACTTATTGAGCACAATTGTTGAGTGTCTCTTAAAGAGAAAATGGAATATTTTGCCATATCTCATTTTGGAgcttattaatataaacaaagagCATTATAAGCCTATTATTAGACTA CTGTATGAAGTATGTGATCAGCATCATCCTGTAATACGAGAACATGGTTTAAAAGGAAAACACAAGGATATCAAAAGGCGTCAAAAAATTGGAAGTGATACCACTATAGTTTAA